CGCCAGCTCGGCCCCTTCGTCGTTCACGACGAGGGCCGCGGCGACCTGGACCTTCCTGCCGATCTCGCGGGCGAAGTCGAGCTCGAAGTCACCCATCGAGAAGACGTTCGGGTCGGTCCGCGTGTCGGCGGCACGGACGTCGAAGAAGCCGGAAAGGCCGAGCCGTTCGCGAATCCCGTCGAGGGCGGCCTTCAGGCCTTCGAGCTCAGAGGGGTGAGCGGCCACAGGGTCGGGCGTCTCCTCCGCAACGGACGGGCGGGACGGGAACGCGACGGCTGCCGCCGCCAGGGCGATGGGGAGAACGCGGCTCCCGAGTCGCGCGTGAAGGCCAGGAGGGCGTGGCATCGCCTCAACCCTTCCTCTCGGAGCGGGAAGGGAGAGGGATCCCGGTGGCGGCTCCGGCCCGCGGGATGGCCTCGTCCGAGCCCTCCGGACAGGAAGAAGCCGGCGGGCGAAGACCGCGGCCGCCGGCGCAGCCGGCACAGCTTCCCGCGCAGGAGGCCGCCTTCGCGGTTGCGCGGCGCCAGGCCCGCAGGCCCGCCCAGGCGGCGGCGGCGGCAACGATGGCGATCGTGATGAGCGTGTCAAAGGGGGCGGTTCTCCTTCAGGCGACAGAGCCGGCCGCCCTGGTAGACGAGGAACGAGACGAGCCAGGCGATGGCCGTCAGGCCGAAGAGCTGCAAGGCGCCCAGCGCCAGCGGCCCGACTCGCGCTTCGTCACGGCGATCGTCGCCATGCAGGAGGCGGAGATGAGGAGGAAGAGAATCAGGCTGACGCCGACGAGAGGTGAGTAGTCGCCGGGCGACGGGCGGGCGCGGGCCCCTCGCGCCCTCCTCCGGGTCGGCGATGGGTAGACGATCCATCTGCGCGACGCAGACCTCCTTCGCCGCGAAGGCGCCGATCATCGCCGTCACCATCTTCCAGTCGAAGCCGAGAGGAGCGAACGCCGG
The genomic region above belongs to Holophagales bacterium and contains:
- a CDS encoding FeoB-associated Cys-rich membrane protein, which translates into the protein MTIAIVAAAAAWAGLRAWRRATAKAASCAGSCAGCAGGRGLRPPASSCPEGSDEAIPRAGAATGIPLPSRSERKG